One window from the genome of Nicotiana tomentosiformis chromosome 5, ASM39032v3, whole genome shotgun sequence encodes:
- the LOC138892377 gene encoding uncharacterized protein, producing MDFISGLPRTQRNHDAIWVIVDRLTKSDHFLAIRMDYSMECLAELYINEIVRLHASLRGTPLCWNEVGERKLVGPEIVKQTEDKVKIIKDRLKITSDRQKSYADLKRHEIEYKAGDKVFLKVYPWKKIMRYGQKGKLSPRFIGLYEVLERVGPVAYKLALPPELDKIHNIFHVSMLRRYRSDPSHILPIESIKLNPNLTYGEEPIQILAHSFVKAHVEAIKAETRKSDLFKVRQKDNEMLREFVSRFQIERMDLLPVTDNWAVQAFTQGLNVRSSVATQQLKQNLIE from the exons ATGGACTTTATTTCTGGACTTCCACGCACTCAAAGGAAtcatgatgcaatttgggtcattgtagatagACTAACTAAGAGTGATCATTTCTTGGCAATCAGAATGGACTACTCAATGGAATGTTTGGCAGAATTATACATTAATGAGATTGTGAGGCTGCATGCCAGTCTGAGAGG AACGCCTCTTTGTTGGAACGAGGTTGGTGAAAGAAAATTGGTGGGTCCTGAGATTGTTAAACAAACTGAAGATAAGGTAAAAATCATcaaggatcgcttaaaaattaCCTCAGACAGACAAAAGTCTTATGCTGATCTTAAGAGGCATGAAATTGAGTATAAAGCGGGTGATAAGGTATTTTTAAAGGTTTATCCATGGAAGAAGATTATGAGATATGGCCAAAAAGGTAAACTTAGTCCACGATTTATTGGACTTTATGaagtgcttgagagagttggcCCGGTTGCTTATAAACTAGCCCTTCCACCAGAGTTAGACAAGATCCACAATatcttccatgtttctatgcttagaAGATACCGCTCAGATCCATCTCATATTCTTCCTATTGAATCTATTAAGCTCAATCCTAATTTGACATATGGAGAAGAACCAATCCAAATCTTAGCGC attcttttgtaaaggcacacgTCGAAGCAATAAAGGCCGAGACTagaaagtcggaccttttcaaggtaagacagaaagataacgagatgcttagagAGTTTGTGTCTCGGTtccaaatagaacgaatggatctactaCCGGTCACCGAtaattgggccgttcaagctttcactcaaggactcaatGTACGAAGCTCAGTTGCTACACAGCAgctgaagcagaacttgattgaaTAA
- the LOC138892378 gene encoding uncharacterized protein, translating to MGHNTPIMTPPWLGTMSEPSEMNFEKMRKVCGVEFEGTTDPTVAEQWLERMERVFEQLDVPNAKAKSSVLTWDDFVKAFRAKYVPHVYCDAKKKEFLNLRQGSMSIAEYQQNFLRLSRYAGGIIDGERDKCRRFEEGLNGYIRKSMAILQLEDFSKLISVALTWEGIDKEEASRRENRKASGTCFNCGSMDHKVKDCPNPNPLSYTHTEGSVQKPITTHSQANSGARPRNMQPAGSGGANQASGSRSTARVYAMRQKNDQDGPDVVVGKFHLFGISVVTLFDPGSSHSYVCSSLAFPHTFKSVRLDFDVLVTSPLGHQAVVNRIY from the exons ATGGGTCATAATACTCCTATTATGACTCCTCCATGGCTGGGGACAATGTCAGAACCTAGTGAAATGAATTTTGAGAAGATGAGGAAAGTATGTGGAGTTGAATTTGAAGGCACTACTGATCCCACGGTAGCTGAACAATGGCTCGAGCGCATGGAGAGGGTCTTTGAACAACTAGA TGTGCCAAATGCAAAAGCAAAATCTTCGGTGCTGACTTGGGATGACTTTGTGAAAGCATTTCGTGCGAAATATGTCCCCCATGTCTACTGTGATGCAAAGAAAAAAGAGTTTCTGAATTTAAGACAAGGGAGTATGTCTATTGCAGAGTATCAACAAAATTTTCTCAGGCTTTCTCGCTATGCTGGAGGTATTATTGATGGTGAAAGAGACAAGTGCAGAAGATTTGAAGAAGGTTTGAATGGTTACATTCGAAAATCTATGGCAATCTTGCAACTTGAGGATTTTTCCAAGCTAATTTCAGTTGCTCTTACTTGGGAAGGAATTGACAAGGAAGAAGCTAGTAGGAGAGAAAACAG AAAAGCTTCTGGTACTTGTTTTAATTGTGGAAGTATGGATCATAAAGTGAAGGATTGTCCTAATCCTAATCCTCTTTCTTATACACATACAGAGGGCTCAGTTCAAAAGCCTATCACTACTCATTCTCAAGCTAATAGCGGTGCAAGACCTAGAAATATGCAACCGGCGGGTTCAGGTGGTGCTAATCAGGCTAGTGGGTCGAGATCTACTGCACGAGTCTATGCTATGAGACAGAAGAATGACCAAGATGGCCCGGACGTAGTTGTTGGTAAATTTCACTTATTTGGCATATCTGTTGTTACATTATTTGATCCTGGATCTTCGCACTCTTATGTTTGCTCATCACTTGCATTTCCTCATACTTTTAAATCTGTGAGACTTGACTTTGATGTGCTGGTCACGAGTCCATTAGGTCATCAGGCTGTTGTTAATAGGATTTACTGA